DNA from Desulfobacterales bacterium:
ACGATATCCTGAAGGATGAATACATACCCATTTATTTCATAGCATTACTCCTTCTTTCCCTCTTCGGCTTCACCATGCTTCGCAAGGGGTTCGACGAGATCGTCGATTTATCAAAAAACATATCTCAAACAATCACGGAGGATTTATCGCTTGTTCAGATTCCCCAAGCGGAAGATGAATTGAAGGGCATCGTCCAATCCTTCCGGACCCTTGAACGTGAATTGAGAAACAGCTGCATGAACCTGAAAAAAAAGACATCAGAGATCTCAGCTCTGAAAGAACTCTCCGATCTTTGCTATATGACATTCAACACGGATGACTTGCTTTATATCACGCTGGAACGGGCCTTAAAACTATCCGGTGCGGATATTGGATCTGCCATGATTCTGGAAAAGCCGAAGAGGGATGTCTTTGTTATCGAGGCCAGCATCGGCCTGGGCGAAATCGCAAAAAAGGGGGATCGCCAAAGCTTTGCCGATAGCATTGCCAAGTATGCTGTGATCAATAAAGCCCCTCTTCTGGTTGAAGACATTGAAACGGACATACGCTTCGGGCGTCCATCCCAATCCCAATATTGCACGAAATCGTTTATATGCATGCCTTTAAAAACGATTAACGAAGTCATCGGAGTGCTGACTATGTCCCGAAGAAAAACGGAAAAACCATTCACACCGGAGGATGTGGATATCCTTATCCCCCTTTTGAGCAATGCCGCCTTCACCTATGACAACCTTCGCCTCATAAAAGAAAGCCATGACAACGCCACCCGATTGAAAACCCTGGAGAACCTTTCTTCGCTTATCAACTCAAGTTTCCAGGGCAGTGAACTTCTTCACGCCATGTTATCCGAAATAAAGAATGTGATTCCCTACGACATCGCCATCATCATGACCCGGGATGAAGACATCAACCCGTCGTTATCCATTGTGGATCTCCTGGCTTTTGTTCCTACCAACCTGAACAAAGGGCACTCGTACCTGTATGAGGGGACGATTCTCGACAGGTGCATCAAGCATCAGAGGCCCCTGATTCTCAACGAAACCGGCAGCTTGACCCACCCGGTTGAGAAGGAAATTTTTTCGGGTCATATCGCACACACCGTCACGTTGACGCCATTGAAGGTGGAAGGACTTGTGACGGGTATTCTGATTCTATGCAATGTTCAGAATGCCTCCTTGACAGGCAAGGAGGCATTAATAGAAGCCATGGCAGATAACCTTTCCCGTGCCATCGAAAAAGAAAAATTGCTCATTGCCTTTGCTAGAAGAAGCCAAGAACTGGATACGCTCAGACAAATTGGCGGTGCGCTGGCTGCCTCTACCTTCGATATAGACAAGGTTCTGCAGAATACCATGGATATCATTCAGGTCATTATGGATGTTGAAGCCGGTTCTTTAATGCTTATGGACGGAAACGAACTGGTATTCAAAGTAGCCTTCAATATCATTGCCAATGTTGACAGCCTGAAAGGAGTCCGGTTCAAACTCGGGAAAGGAATTGCAGGTTATTCCGCAGCCAGGGGCGAGTGCATCATCATCAAAGATGCAAGTGAATCCAAATATTTCCAACCGGATTTCGACCTTTTGACGGGCTTTAAAACCCGATCCGTCCTGTGCGTCCCCCTTATTTCCCAGGGGAAAGTCCTCGGCGTAATCGAGGTGCTGAACAAACGCCGGGGAGAATTTACGCAGAGCGATCACGAGCTTTTGCAGTCCATTGCCACAACAGTCAGCATCGCCATGGAAAACACACGTCTCTATGGAGAAACCCTGACCATGGCTGAAAAGGAACGGTCCATCCGCAACATGTTTCAAAAATTCGTGCCCAAGGAAATCATCGATAAGATCACATGCGGCGCGGAAGCAAGACCCGTCATAGACGAATTCAAGATCATCACCCTCCTGGACATCGATATCCGGGGCTATTCTATTCTTTCCCATAAAATTCGCCCCCAAAAAACCGTGGCCATCCTGAATTACTTTTTTGCCGCCATGGGGGAAATCGTCTTCAAGCATCATGGAATCGTGGACAAGTATCTGGGGGACGGGTTTCTGGCCCTTTTCGGCGCACCTGTCTCAAGTCCCTCGGATACCGACAACGCCATCTCGGCGGCACTTGAAATGCAAAAGGCCATGGAAGATGTTACCGATTATCTTCAGAAACACTTTGGCACCTCTCTGACCATGGGGGTCAGTATCCATACGGGCGAAGTGGTCGTGGGCAATATCGGCTTCGACAAAAAGATGGACTATACGGTGATCGGAGACTCCGTCAATTTCGTCTTCAGGCTTCAGTCGTTGTGCAAACCCTGGC
Protein-coding regions in this window:
- a CDS encoding GAF domain-containing protein, which encodes MNFKKWLNKFSLEKQGLYYKLSVIFGLFFLPPIAGFLYFAVKYDILKDEYIPIYFIALLLLSLFGFTMLRKGFDEIVDLSKNISQTITEDLSLVQIPQAEDELKGIVQSFRTLERELRNSCMNLKKKTSEISALKELSDLCYMTFNTDDLLYITLERALKLSGADIGSAMILEKPKRDVFVIEASIGLGEIAKKGDRQSFADSIAKYAVINKAPLLVEDIETDIRFGRPSQSQYCTKSFICMPLKTINEVIGVLTMSRRKTEKPFTPEDVDILIPLLSNAAFTYDNLRLIKESHDNATRLKTLENLSSLINSSFQGSELLHAMLSEIKNVIPYDIAIIMTRDEDINPSLSIVDLLAFVPTNLNKGHSYLYEGTILDRCIKHQRPLILNETGSLTHPVEKEIFSGHIAHTVTLTPLKVEGLVTGILILCNVQNASLTGKEALIEAMADNLSRAIEKEKLLIAFARRSQELDTLRQIGGALAASTFDIDKVLQNTMDIIQVIMDVEAGSLMLMDGNELVFKVAFNIIANVDSLKGVRFKLGKGIAGYSAARGECIIIKDASESKYFQPDFDLLTGFKTRSVLCVPLISQGKVLGVIEVLNKRRGEFTQSDHELLQSIATTVSIAMENTRLYGETLTMAEKERSIRNMFQKFVPKEIIDKITCGAEARPVIDEFKIITLLDIDIRGYSILSHKIRPQKTVAILNYFFAAMGEIVFKHHGIVDKYLGDGFLALFGAPVSSPSDTDNAISAALEMQKAMEDVTDYLQKHFGTSLTMGVSIHTGEVVVGNIGFDKKMDYTVIGDSVNFVFRLQSLCKPWPNGILVSEKTYDACQYPLNVEEICQYAPDNDSKELKIYRVIGQDKTN